cttaaatactgtctgaaataaaatagacataatacatatacaagaagaggcactagttgctgaaGAACGGCtaagaaaggcagctcaccactaagcctctgggtAACGTGGGTACGCACCGGTAGGTCCTCATATAGCACCCATCTCAGGTCCTgtacaaaatgtgcagcaagcgtagcatgagtacgtaaataatgtgtacccagtaagtatcaagcctaatatcgaTTAACAAACAGAATCAAATAAATtcataaatttcaataatttccaatttatcaattagcttcataaGCTATAATAacatatcaaggtatcgtgtaattatttttattaggcacgattcctgccgaggtcgttcggcccgatccagagtgtcgtgtacactgtcaaGAGACGTGCGACATGATCCACAGATGCATCTATACTACCAAGGCATTTGGCCCGCTAAcaagaaagaaggacattttcttatgaacctccgcaATGAAAAGTCATTATTATATGGCTAACATATAAGGATGTGCAATTTCTATTAACAGTTAAATGATTtgtacaaaaattcaagtatatgaaacttcaatcttttactatttcttctaacaattcacaatataattccgataatttaattaaataaaagatgcaattatcacaagtagtTCATGATTTaattcctaaactacccggacatagcataattagtagctacgcacggactctcgtcacctcgtgcgtacgtaacccccacaattaaAAACCATTATTAATTGAAAtcatctatggggtaaattccctcttacaaggttagacaagagacgtaccttgtctcaaagtccactttccgatcacaatgtcgcgttagaatctcaattcgatgccgaaaaaatctgaaactatccaaaagttatataaaataattaatacatgctcaataattcaaaactacactattaaataaattacccaacccaaaatggtaaattccTAAATTTCACCCAAGGCCCACATCCCCGGATTCCGGAAactttcggatgaaaacgttacccacaatttcaagaactcaaatatacaattttcatccaattccataaccattttcgtgtttaaaatctcatttttatacaaatctaggttttttcCTTAAACCCATGATTCCTACAATTTACAGGTCATAATCTATGTTTTTAACTCAAATTGTATAGAATTaaattaccttcaagttgctagttgaaatcccctctcaaaaagctccaaaatcgccaaaaAATAGAGGAATTACGGGCTAAAATGGCTAAGCCCTGATTTTTAATACATTCTGCCAAACAGCCCTTTCACATCTGCGGCtcgcaagccgcttctgcggcttcgcatctgcggaaaaaggcatcgcagatgcggcttccccCTAAGACGGCCCCGTTCTTTTCTGCGGTTAGCGACTCTTATCTGCGAGTCCATTTCTGTGACTTGTATGTCGCATCTGCGccccgtccgcttctgcggtctcttctgcgcacctgcgggctcgcacacGCGGCATCCCTTGTGCAAGTGCGATCCTATCAAAAGCAGAAAGCTTTAGCTTTTCTCCCAAGTTCAAAATTAGTCTGATCCTAGTCCGGTtaacccccgaggcccccggggccccgcccgaacataccaacaagtttgaaatcataaaacggactcgctcgaaccctcgtaACGtgtaaaaaatatcaaaactaagaatcatacctcaaactaaattgattcaacttagaaatttcaaatacttcaaaatttgcgtgaaagtcttaaatcaccatacagagctattcccaggctctgAATTCTAAACGGACCTTAATTACTCCAAAAcgtactccaaatcaaatttaaagaacattaaacctttaaatagttgattttcactattaagcaccgaaatgctctcgggttgtacaaaacccgattcgaacatacgcccaagtccaaaatcatcatacgagcctattttatttgtcaaatcccgattcaggggtcgttttctcaaaatgtggACCGAAGCCAAACTttgccttttaaagccaaattaaagaattaagtgttccgatttcaacccgaacacttccaaatcccgaaccaaccacccccgcaagtcataaattagtaaaagcacatacgaggagttttatttagggaaaagaggttctaaaagtcaaaatgaccggttgggtcattacaccctTATACATATATTcatggatttattatgagtatgtgagcaagaaataagtattTTCCCTatacggcttggtggcagcacgCACGGGGGAGGAAGGTTGAGCTTCAATACCTCTacccctctccccccccccctcttctttatatatgcttaaaattaaaaagcccaaggtTCCCGAGTAGTCATGTCTACGCTAGAGAATCAGAAGGACTTTTTCTCACCGGTTCTGAACGAAATCACAACCCCCAAAATGAGGGTTGTGACATTGGAACATGATTCACAATGTCAAAGTTGGTTGGTAGCCTCTCTTCAGTGAACTGAGCTTGGAATAACTCCAGTGCCTCCTTAGCCATGTCGTCTTGTGAGTCAAGCCAATTACCATTATTGTCAAAGATTTTGTACACTTGTAACCCATTTCTCCTTCCAGTAACATGAGCACGAAAGAACATAATATTCCTGTCCTCATCCTTGAACCACTGCATGCTAGCTTTTTGTCTGGACTTTATGAAGCTTTTCCTTATTTTGTGCAGTAAGATTAAATTCAAACTCAGTCTCATGAACCTTGATAACATCTTCCAAAGTTGCAATTTGTTTGAAAATGTCCCTAAATGTTGCTTTACTCCATACTGCCAGTGCATTCTTTACATTTTTCAACTTATTTTGGAGCAAGATGAAAGGGTTTCCCATGATGCCCGTGTGCCAATGTTCCTTCATCACTTCCAAAAACTTTTCATGCTTTGTCTATAAATTAAGAAACTTGAATGGTTTCTTGACTTGGACAATATTGACATTATAAGACAACAAGATGGGTGCATGATCAAAACTATATTTGATTAAGTGTTCAACCTCCAAAGCTGCAAATAGGTCTTGAAATTGTTGATTAGCTAAGAATATGTCTAGCCTCTTAAAGATGCAAGCATCGTCACATCTTCCATTCCACCATATATATAGACTTCCTTTAAAGCCAAGATCATAGAGGGCACAAGTGTCAACACAATGTGCAAAGTTCTCCACTTCACTAAGGTAAACAGGCACACCCCCATACTTCTCTTCCTCagtaaaaataatattataatcaCCTCTTACAATCCAAGGTGGTTCTATATCAGAAGTTAGATGGTATAAAGAGCCCATAATTTAATCCTCTCCACATCATCATATTTGGCATAGATTTGTGTGACTATCAACTCCTTCCCTAGTACTCTATGAAATAACTTGAGAGTCATTTGTTGTTACATGTCCATAATGATTTCCATATCTATGTCCTCGTCAACAAATGCCCAACTATTTCCTTTCATATTTGAAAGAGCATCACGAATCCCCAACCTTCTTCTATATTCTTCGAACTTGTTGATGTCTTGCCAAGGTTTTATCAATccaattaaataaatattatacTTTCTATGGAGTTTAATCAACATCTGGAAATCTTTTTATGTATTCATATATCTCACATTCCAAATTAGAGCCTTATCAATGAGATTACTTGAAAATAGAGAGCCCACTCTTCTTTGATTGTACCCTAACTGGTACGGTCTTGCCCTTATGCTTCTTGGCCTGTTTAGTAGCTGATTTTATTTTGTCAACACTTCTAGGTGATATGTCCCCTTCCCTGGCTACTTGGTGAAAATTAGTGGTTGTAGACTCTTCCTCAAGATCTTTACGTAGTTCTTCTTGCTCATTATGGTCATTGTCCACAACCTGAAAAGACAAAGGCTTTGGCTCATGATTCTTTGTTGCCATGCCCAACTCCTTTTGAACCCTTTGATTTATAAGAATTCCCTTATCCAATATACCACTTGTAACACTAAACCTTTTTCCAGCAAGGATTCCTGTATCATCAACTGCATGTTCAACAATTTGAATTGCCTTATTGGTTATGTTTGGTTGTGCTTCATCTACTGCCAACTGACCATGTTGTGAGGCATTATACACCTCATCTACTGCCAGCTGACCATGTTGAGAGGCGTTCTACACATCATCTTGCTTAGTAAGGTTCACTGACACATTTGTAGAATCTCCTTGTTTAGCACCATTCATCTTCACCAGAACTCAAGCTAGGGTTAGGGTTTATTGTTCCTGGCAAAACTGTTTTTACTGTTCCATTGAATTCAACGGTCATTCTTGCTTCCAATGGTTTATTTGGAACTGTTGAGGCCTCTAATAGCTTTCCTGGAGAAGCTTCAAGCTCACCATTACCATCAATCTCCTTAGAAATACCCTCAACAAGTACACCCTCAGCATTAGGGTTTAATGTTTCATTGAACCTGCTAAGGTTCACTGTAGCTGTTTTGCTAGGGTTGGCTGTGTCCTTTAGGCTTGATGTATCATCTTACTTCTGCATTCTATCTTCGCCTTGACCAACCTCCTTAGCTTTTAAAATTAAGCCATTAACTGGTATAACTTCAACTTTATCACTCAATTATGATCCTCTAGTAGAAATTGCACCATTAGACAATCTTCTTTGTGTTTATTCTTCTAATGTTTGAGATGGTACCTCATGGCATGAATAGTTTAGAGTAACTTTGAACTCCTCTATTGATGTTTCAAACATTCTATGTACCCAGTCAGCTATTGTTTTCTTTTATACTCTCCTTTGTAATCCCAACAGTGTTATAATTAGTGTTCCCTTCTTTGGCCGCTAATTGTTTCCCAGTTTCCTTCGTACTTGAATCGGTTCTCCCATTCCTTTAGGAGTCAACTGCTTCTCCTTGTCAACTACAATTACTTCCTTGCCAACAGTAGTATCAAAAACCACTTGATCTTCCTCATTATTTCCCAAAGATTAAAAAGAGTTGCTAGTAGCTACCAATTCCCCCGCccttttgttctttgttattttgATGCTTGTACAGCATTATTCTCCATATTTTCAATAATGTACCCTCTCCTATAttgttaatatttattttttctcctttttatcCATTCATTTTTGCCAATAGTTGGAAGAGGCAATCTAACCACTTACCACTTGTCAAGACCTTAGTTGAAGTTGCGGTTGTACCAACTAGCTCATCTtctgcctttatttccttctccGTGCCTTTATCATCACCTGGTTAATTAAATTTTTGATGTAACTCTAGATGAATAATGCAACATTCACTTTCCTTGTGACCTTGCTTCTTAAAGGTTTTGCAATATTTAGACATGTAATCATATTTGATCTTGGTTCATTTAGATTTCTCAGGGCCAGTTTCATCCTCCTCTTCTATAATCTTTATTCTCATGAAAGTAAATTAACCTCAACTTTCACCTTAGCACAACTAGGTGTTGTACCATTTTGAGTTGCCATGTCAACAcataatggcctctctactgaaTTAGTTAAAGAGAACACAAATTTATTACCAAATAAATTAGGAGGCAAGTCCAAGAATGAAGTCCAAACAATGGCAATAGGGGTCTCCTCCTTAGGCTTCCACTATGGGCTCCACTTTGTGCACCTCATCTGCCACATCTCTCCTTGTGACTTCAAATAAAAAGCAAGCTTTGGTAGAAGGTGAATGTAGTCCAAAATTAATGACAATTTGATGAGGACATGAGTATCCTCAATCAATCCAATCGAGCATGGATCCTTTAATTCACACAGGAGGGGAATATCTTTCCTGAACTCTTGAATAACAAGTTTTCCATAAGAAAACTTACCCAAAACTGCTAGTTGTATTTACTGTTGAGCAATGGATTGTTTAACTTTAGTTTTCTTCCATCGAACAAGAGACCCACTATGTAAGTGCGTAAAACACTCATTTGATAATACAAAAAGAACTAAGAATCATGATCCTTGAGAAAGCCTATGTGCATATGACTCGCAATAAATTCTTGAATAGTTGCCTCTCATTGCATTTGATTTTGGGCATTTGCACTTGTTATTTTTAGCTTTAGGCAACTCCACCTGATCTCTTTGACTGAAATATAAGCTTGAAAAGGACTTCCTTGTAAGAATATTGCACACAAAACATTCCAAGATGCAAATCCAGGTCAAGGCAATAGTGGTGTTGTTGTGCCTTTGGCTCCATGTTATGCGTTCATACCTAATTCTTCTTGATGCAAACCTACTGTAGTTAGAATCCTCATGTGTGATAGATTTCCATTGTATTTGGTAGCTCCTCCACATATTGCTAAAATGATCCGCATAAAGATGAGAAGTCCTCTGGGTAGTCATATCTGATTTGGGTAGTATAAAGTACTTGCGTATGTATCAGGTCATTGTAGCTTGATGTGATCTGCTAGAACTACTTTGTGTGATCCTCAGGAAGTGGTATATGCAAGGTAATTAGCATTTTATATTGTATTACTCCCCGTTTCCTCCATTCTGGACATGAATATGGATCAAAAAGTTTAGGTTTATATGCAGCCTTTTCTTTGCCTTGTTGCATGTATATTTGGGCTGACCTATGTGGTGGTTGCACCTATAGGGAATGAGTATCAACGATGCTAATACCGTCCTAATAGGTTTATCCACAACATAGAGCCAAGCCCCCTCCGAAGTACCTGCAAAATCAGAAAACATGTTAGAGAAACAATTCTTCCTTCTCTTCTCCctaaggatttgagttggaagTGTAATGTCATCTGCTTCCCTTATAGATTGCCCCATTCCTCCAGCATACCTTCTCCTGCTCCCATTTCCAATCAAAAATCTTTTCCTTGATTTTATATCCATCACCAATAATCCTCTGTCTTGGCAGTCCTTACCCTCAGGTAAGCTATTTGGAGCTTGTCATTGTTCAGCATCTTGTTCTCTTGTGAGTCCAGTTACTAGAAGGAGTGCACCTGTATAATAGTTTGTTGATCCAATGTCCAGTTAGCTAAATGACCGGCTAACTTGTTGCCTTCCCTCAATACATGTACTACTTGGAATACACCCCTAGACAGTAGAGTTTTGATTTCATCAATTTGATTAGCTATGTTCCAAGGTGATTCCCACACTTCCTCCAGCACTTTCTTTATGAGTAAAGAGTCAGTCTCAATTATACATGGAGGAAACTGCATATGAATTATGTATGGAGCTTCAATAATAGCTTGTGCTTCAGCTATGTTATTAGTTGTATCTTCAACTGCATCTGCCTGGGCATAAATAAGATCCCCTATTCCATCCCTTATGCAAAAATTAGATGAAGTTCCTCTATTATCCCTTCTACAGGCCCCATCAGTATTACATTTAATCCAACAATAAGGAGGCAATTGCCACAACACCTTAGTATACCTCAATCTAGGGACATGATGAAGCAACTTCTCATGTAGATCCGGCCAGTTAGGAGTAATACCCTTGAAACTTGGCCTTCTCACCTTCAGTAACATTTGTATTGAGGTTGATATTTGAAAGATCAACCTATTAATAAGAACATGCTTTCCATGCTTTCCTGAATTACTCTTCTTCCATAAGTGCCAAACAATCAGACTTGGCATTCCTTTATACACTGCCTTTAAACTTGTATTAGCAGGTTTGCTCCACCATTCATTTATCACTTGTACAAGCTGCTTCCCTTATGTTTTGATCCCTACAGGTGCACCAAAGTAGTTCCACACAAATATGGTAGCTGGAGATGTCCAAAAGACATGAGGAAATTCTCTTCTTTAGGGTTCCTACAACACCAACATATTGAAGTTGTAAAGTACCCCAGCCTTGGGAACCAATCATCTAAAGGTAGTTTTGCTTTCCATAACCTCCATATAAAGAAGTTGATTTTGAAAGGCAGCCCCTTTACCCCAAATAACTTGTACAATTTGCTTTCCTCCCTTCTCCTTCTTATGTAATGCCATGCAGATTTCACTGTAAATTGACCTTTTGTTTCCAGTTGCCACCAAGGCTTGTCCTTCATAGAGTGATCAGAAGGTGGTGTGATATTCTCCAAAACATGATCAGCAAGTTCATCAGGCAGTAGTTCTCTCAAAAGCACGTCATTCCATACCCCATTCTCCATCACTTTATCAACATATCTTATGGATTCATCACACCAATGGTCTGGAAATGAAGCATGATAAAGAGCTCCAAGTCCAGACCAATTATTATACCAGAAGTAGGAGTTTCCACTCTTCAGTTGCCATCATATTTGGTGCTCCACCTCATCCCTCATTTGAAGCATTTTTCTCCACATATGAGATTCATGTCTCCATGGTACCATTACTTCATTGATCTTCCTGCAGTGCTTGCTTCTCATAAATGTAGACTATAATGAGTCATTTGTTTTATAGTTCCACCAAATCTTTGCAAACAAAGTCTTTGACATATCATGTAATGACCTAAAACCAAGACCTCCCTCACTTTTAGGTAGGCATAAATTCTCCCATGAAGACCAGTGTCTTGCCCTTCCATTACCTGAGTTGCTCTAGTAAAATCTAGAAAACATCTTGTGCAATTGGTTGATCACATATGCTGGTGGATTCATATCTGATAAGAGGTGTATTGGCATTCTCTCTAACACATGTGATATCAATACTGCCCTACCACCAATTGATAATAACTTACCCTTCCTTGTTGATAGCCTCTCCTGAACTTTGAAAATGATGTTCTTGTAAAAATCTTTTTGCCTCCTGCTGTAGAATATAGGACATCCCAAATATGTAAATGGGAAGGGGTGTCTTTGAAACTCTATGATCAAATGGACAGTGTTAACTTCATCTACAGGTGCACCTTCATGCATATAAAATAAAGACTTTCCCTTATTGATCTTCTGACTTGAAGCTGTCTCATATTCCTCCAATACATTCATGATAAGTTGTACTGCTCCATAGTGAGAAGAACAGAAAATGATTGTATCATCTGCATAGATAGATACTTGATGTTGTGACTCCACTTTGGCATACCAAAACCTATGAAATTTGGATTGTCAAACAGGGCATCTAAGGCTCTCCCCAGCACTTCAACTGCTAAAATGAATAAAGTAGGAGAAAGGGGATCTCCTTGTTTAACACCCCTAGAAGACTTGAAAAAGCCATTGGCCTGCCCATTCAAAAGTACTGAGTACTAGTTATTAGACACTAATCTAAATATCATGTCAATGAAGATCTCTCCAAATCCCATGTTCCTCAACACCTTTGTCAAAAACAACTATGAGACTCTATCATACGCCTTTTCCATGTCCAAGTTGATGACCACATTAGATGGCTTCCCTCTCAACCTTATGTCAGTTATGATCTCCTAAGTTAACAAGATATTCTCCACAATACTTCTACCTTTAACAGAATAAGTCTGATTAGGAGA
This region of Nicotiana tomentosiformis chromosome 4, ASM39032v3, whole genome shotgun sequence genomic DNA includes:
- the LOC138909479 gene encoding uncharacterized protein; translated protein: MLLKVRRPSFKGITPNWPDLHEKLLHHVPRLRYTKVLWQLPPYCWIKCNTDGACRRDNRGTSSNFCIRDGIGDLIYAQADAVEDTTNNIAEAQAIIEAPYIIHMQFPPCIIETDSLLIKKVLEEVWESPWNIANQIDEIKTLLSRGVFQVVHVLREGNKLAGHLANWTLDQQTIIQVHSF